atttattttacatttaataCAGAGCAATGATTAATGTATGAAACTAAGATGTACAAATAAATTTCTCGTAAACCTTATAGTGTTAGAGTACGTTTTTGTAtagtttaaaaagtctacaTAAACCTGTTGAAGGGAGGGAAAAATAGCTTCAAAATGGATCGTGGAACGGCATGTTCGACTCTAAATTAAACTGTTGGAATACAAATAAACTATATGTTGAACATGCCGTGCAGCAAAAGAGCCACACGGACAGCAGATGGGGACCGAGGGAGGGAGCAAATGATTCAAGTTCTTTCCATTTTAGGGATTGAGGAGATGTTCGCATATCTGCAGGTCGTTCATTAGgtgttttattttggaagcTAGTTACTCAAAATGTGTAAAACACAGACGCTTCATTTACCAGTACCGTCGATATCGATACGATATCACTCTTTGCGATGTTAAGTAGTTTCAGATGGGTGCTTTGTTGAGAGAGACATTTTATGTCATTTTAATTGTTAAAAACAAGTGTGCATAAACAACAAGTTTTTAAAAAGGGGGCTCAATTATCCCTCGCTGTTTGGAAATTAATTTGACacggttattattattttttgttagaAGCTTTGACCATCACAATGAggctgctttttaaaaaaaaaaataaataaataacaaactcCAAAGAAAGTCTGTTTGCCAACACAATATTGACATTCTAAGTAATGGCTGCATATTGCATTGTGTGCAATTTTAATTAAGATCATTGATGAACATAACTCAGCATTTTACAGCACATTTTGAGAGCAGCTCAAGAGAACGCCGTCGTATCACATCTTTTCATTCGTGAACATACTGTACATTTTTCCCACCATGTTCAGGAAATGATTCAAAAGCCGGAACATTCTAAATGATGGCTAAATGCTCTTCTCCCACTTAGTTCAAATTAGCTGTGACCTTTAAAAAAGGGGTCATTACTGCTATTAGAGCACAAAGCCCCCTCGCCTTGtagtccatcatcatcatcatcatcatcatcatcatcatccagtTTATCTGCATACAAAAATACAACCGCTTGATTTCAGAGTttccaaaacatcaacaataAGCTCGAGCAAACTTAATGAGATATTGACGACAGGCATCAATAATACAAAAAGTGCACTTTCTTCAGGAATCCTGATAGGCTGTTCGCTCAAGCTCCAAAACCCCGTGGAGGACAAGAGCTGGAGGGCAAAAGCATGACATTTGCATTTTCTGCTTTTCTGTCAGCCGGACCGACGCTCTGGCTGTGGAGCGGCGTGCTCAAACCACCACCAACGGGATGCGCGTCTCTTATGTGTCTACATATAAAGAAGCTTAAAGAACAAGCCGCCTCCCTCCGATAGCATATGCTGCTCAAGTGAAGGTTGGATTACCTTTCTTCTAATATGATGGGTTGACTGCCAAGGGTGACAGCATGTGATGTAGTGATTACTTGGAGGCAACACAACCAGGCAGGAGTTTTGACACGACAATCACAGCGGGAGGTGAAACGTCACAGGCAGAAGAGGCGAGAGCCGCCCCGCCCGTCCTCGCCCTCGTCGGAGGGGATACGGGGGAGCAGGGCCGAGCGGGTCAGACCCCAGAAACGAGGTGGAGACAAGTCATTCTTGGTGGAGGTGAACTTCCAGCCCATGTGAGAGCCGCAGCTTCGGCATTGGGCGATTGTCCAAGCGTACCTGAGCGGAAAAGTTGGACCCGATTCAGAATCCAACCAGACGGCGTTTGATGTTGCAGAATAACTAGCGCAAAGATTGCTTGGCTTCCAAAAGAAACCATTTATAAATCCAAGCAAGTATATACCTTGCATTACAGTACATGCTGTGAATAGGAATTGATTCTTGCAGCGGGCCGGATGTGTCTTTCTATCGACTAACAGCGTGCGGCTACTTGGAAATGATGCCATAGGGAAAAGCTCGCTGTGAGTCATACACAAGTTATTGTGTGAACTAGTAACAGCTGGATGCGGGAGCTATAAAGAGCGAGTTACCCTGGAAACCAGCTATGGAGCGTGGACGGCCTGCCGACCAGGTTGAGGTTGTTAGCCTTGTAGACGGTGAGAGTCTCGTGGACGTACCCGTGCGGATTGACATAGGCAGCCATGGGGCCGTACAGAGACAAGCTGGAGAAAGACGTGAAAGaacaaatacaatttaaaagagAGCTCCAGATGCCTACAAATCATCTATCCAACCTCAACCAAGCAATCATTTACTCTGAATAGACTCAAGTTCATTAGGTTGGGTTCCAGTGTGCGTCTGAACAGTTTCAAAAGTGTGACACAAATGAAGTGTCATGCCATGTCGCCGTTATATAAAGTCGGGCCGTGCTATGATGTAACTTCAGCTTCCCGGGACACTAATCACTTCTAATGTCGCTGTAATTTGCCTAATTGCGGCCATATAGTCTGGCTACCCACGAGTGACAAAGGATTGCACTTGAGACTGAATCAAATTTACCATTTGCATATTTAGGAGCAATTACCTTGCCGGCAAAGTGCAGTCACAATAACGACAGCGAGGTTTTgattaaataatgaaaaattgtCTCGCTACTATTATTCATACAACATCATGTTTTTATGTAGCCAGGTTGTCATCGCAAATGAGAACGACCAGTCCAGGATAATTATAagctaaataaaaacataatagtACACTATGGCtcgatacaaaatgttaatctgACAACATTGGTGCGTCTTAGTTATGTTAGTTAAGCTTGACATTAGTTAAATTTTATACTTAAACCAAGTCGCTCATTCGTCTCCATCTATATTTTCTATCTAATGAGGAAGTTATGCTACATTCAAAACTGGAAAGCGCTCCCACGTTAAGTGCTACAATTTGatataatgaatgaataaaaatgactcCCAGTGGGAGGTTTGCTTCACTGACGTTATTAGCTCCACTTGTAATTTCAGATGATCAATAAATTCTTGGAAAAGGTGATCGAATGAATGTTACGTTttggttgtaaaaaaaaattaaaaacaataaaacgcAATTGAGAGACCTTGATAACCCGTCAATCATGTTGCATCACCTGAAAATCTCATTTTTGGTGGTGATTTCTGTGTCTTGGCACCCCTTACAGCACAGAGATGTGCACTGAGgaggaaacagaaaaaaagacgGTTTATAGGTCAAGAAAATCCATCACAGGAACTTTAAtcatccaaaagaaaaaaacataccaaATGGGGTCGATAAGGAAAATAACTATCAAAAGTCGGTGCTGGGCAGAGGCTTTTCAGGTCTTGTGTGCATCACCTCTAAAAGAGTCTAAGAATAGCCAGCATGGAGGTGAAAGTGAGCACCATTAAGGCTGCATATTACCTTCAATCAAACGGGAACTAAAGCGGTGGGAACTCACAGCCTGACACATTGAGGATGCTCAAATGTTCAAGCTTCAGTGGGATAatgctaatctttttttttacatttgtgagATCTGTGCAATCAATGAGCTTTTGCGATAACTGCCCAAAACAGAATTCACAGGAAAGCAGTTGTTCTTAGTggtaccataaaaaaaaaaagcatgttgcTTAATATGAAATTAGTGACGCAAAAGACTGACTGGAGTACATTTTCAGGACAGCTTGTTTTATGCCCAACAAAACGGGAAACGTCACATTGCACATCTACCCGAAATATTCCCAAACTAGGTGCTTTCACcgctattatttttttaatagatcGTTAAAAAAATCTGATGCTTGGGTCTTGCTTGGTCTGCAATGTCAACAAGTGCTACTGATATTACAATGCATTAGGGATACACATTTAATTAAATATTAACTATCAGAAATGTTAATCAATTTAATTCTAATGTATTACACTTCAACTCACAACacgtaaatgaaaaaaaaaaaaaggaaaaaaaaaaatcacacacacatacatgagtGACGATGTGGTGGTGAGTTTCTATTTTTCTTAATATTTCTCTTTACCCGATCCATTATGTCCAGCTCACAGCGAAGCCTCTGAATGGCACTGCCGATCTTCAGCAGCTGAAGCCTGAGCGAATCGTCTATGGGCAGACAGGCCGCCACTCTGTAAGAAAAGTCTGGTGGTAACCAgacaggagggggagggggtgggggggaggaaGGAAAGAGAAAACAAATTAAGAGACCGATTGCGTTCATACGTGTACGTCAGCCACGGTTGCGCAATCAACTGCGGCTGACCTATGGCGTTTGTGGGAAGAGAGTCATCCTCTAGATTCTCGTCCCACTCGTGGAGTTGCTTCTTCATTCGGTTCATGAGCGACTcctgcgggagggagggaggagaccGCGTGGTTTACAATCACATTCAGATTGTTGAACTTGAGAAATTGCTTTTAGTCTCTTACAGAGTCGTACAGGGCGTAGACCCAGGCTGGCCAGGGGGTCAGACTGGCACAGTGAAACTTCCTCTGAGATAAACAACAGACGGCCATTAAGTTAAAAATAGCAGCGCAAAGCAAGGCGTACTGTACATGCACCATGACTGGATGCTGTGTCAAATAGATGACGGCACTGCAGTGGAACCTTTCAGCTCCAACTGTTTAGTCCAGAATACAgggcaacatttttttatttttttttaaattcaagaccAACATCTCTTCACATAACCACTGACTGAAATTAAAACATGTTGAGGCTGAATGTTACCTGTTGGTAGTTATTCCACCAGCATTCGGCCTGCTTGCAGTTCTGAGTTGGGGGCTTGGAGGAAGGATGAACGACAAGCCTGGAGAGGGGCATTAGCTGAATAGCGGAGAGAGGATCGGGAAGGATTCGGTCTGGAAGGATCTGGACTTTAGCCTGTCGAATCCTGGGAGGGAAAAACCCCCAATAGGCATTAAATTGTAGTTTAACAAAATGGTTCCACTTTTGAACGTACACACTATCCAAAGGAAGGTTTCAAGAGATCATTATGAAAGAAAAGCTCATGGGGCATTATGAAAATAGGACCTCAGCGAGAGTGTATATCAGCTAATTCCATTTAAGCCATTTCTACCGGAATAACAGCTTTGCCGTCACACTGGAGCCACTTCCAGTACGACAAACAGTCCTAACTTGCCACAGGGACATTTGCGAGCATTATAGCCGCCACCAACAAAGAGCGGAAATGTGTCTTTCTGAGCAGTGAGCTTCACTGACTCCCTAAAACGTTTGTATTCAGGACAGAACTAAGACATGTCATTATCTTCATCGACGCCACTGTGGAAAACTGTGCATCCGGAAGCAAGGAGGGTAATGAAATATGACTAtgaactccatccatccattttctgaaccgcttagtccccacaggggtcgcgggagtgctggagcctatcccagccgtcatcgggcagtaggcgggggacaccctgaaccggttgccagccaatcgcagggcacaaagACTATAAACTcatttcaaatattaaaaatgacaaaaagcgGTAATGACATTTATGAACTATTTTGAAGCATTGTAACAGACTGTTTTGTTACGTAATACAAAATATATTGTGTGTATTCGATTGAGCAGCTCGAGGTGAAAAATGACAACTGCAGAAACATGTACGTATAAGCGTGTGCCTGCCCTCTAGCGGTCAACTGTAGTATTGCAGCCTGAGCTTTACATCGTCCCCAatcacaattgtttttttttttttgtttttttttttataaaaggtGAGTCTGCTCATTCTATTTATGTGCCTATGTTCCTCGTTTTGCAtgctaaaaaatatttaaatatataaatacagtaAATATTCTCAGTTTTTGTTGTCCTCCATGAAAGCATGATAATCTTTGTGTTTGATGAAAACAGGACATTTGTAAACATCtgcttactttggaaaacaattttTAGGACAACAATTTCTGTTTTTCCTGACAATAATTGGGAGGGGGGCGGAGTAAAAGAAAGACTCTTTAGGTGTTTTGTGGTAAAGGATTGTGTTCATGTTTGAGGAATAGGTTTTGTGGTTGAACTCCATGAGTAGTTTAGTCCGGGATATGTAAAATTATTGTAACGTACCCGTCTGCTTGTGTTCTTAGCTCATGGACTTTGAATCTCTGTCTTCCCACAGCTTTCACTTTGACCGTCTCGATGCCGTACTCCTGCTCCACCCGGTATGCGTAGATTTCTGCAGTAGTTCCGAACTCTGCCTCTGGCTCGCTTGCGTCACTGCAGCAATACAAAATAGAAACTCAAAGAGGCTGTCTCCTGGGGTATACTTAACTCTGTTCATGCAGAAACTTGTATCGTAATTAGTGTGATGAGTTGTAATTGTAACTGCCCTTTTGCTCACTTATTCAAGTAGGCGagtggccctttttttttttttagactgtaTCTCATTGTAAATGCATACTCCAGTAAGAGAATTGATTGTtcaagtttttcttttcataagtTTATTAAGCTTGCAGGCAGtgttatcccccccccctccaaatttATTAAGTAAAGCAAACCTGCTGTGTTAATATTATTCTGGAGTGGCAATtatgcactttttatgaatgatttttttccccctttatgAGAATGGTTGAATAAAACCTGTCAACATTAGcagtgtgatgatgaatgtatcgttatgatttttattattattattgcactaCCAAAAGTGCTGGTTTTAGTGTTGCACTTGtaaaaaacaaactttttaTAATCACAAAGCAATCCAAAGCAATAATTTAAACGCATAAGTAGTACACAGACAGTCTGAAACATGCACCAGATTTTGCTGTGTTATGTGCACATTTGCACGTTGTACTTTTGTAGCCATGTACCTGTGTGCTAGGACAGCAAACGTTCGATCCTTCTGTATGACACTCCTCATCATGCTGACCTCCTGCGGCCTAAAGAGCTGCAGAGGCAGAGTTTGTCCAGGCACCAGCATCACAGCAGTGTGTGGAAGCACCGGAATGGTCTGACAGCTGTCATCGTCATGGACGGTGCGACCGTGAAACTCCTCCATGTCCGAGCCCAGATACTGTAAACACAAAATAGTGTTGACATCTATCGAGTGAACGTGAGACACAATGCTGGTTAGTCACTCACAGCGTGTGAAGTAGGTAGACTCGGGTCGAAGGTGATAATGCTGGGCTTTGCTGCCTCCTCATTGTCTCGGTCTTCAGCGTCCAtgccatcttcctcctcgtcgtcttcctcctctccGTCACCTACACACAGCAAGGTATACAAGTGGCAGAAAAGAGAAACTGCAAGCTGAGATAAAAGCGGCTGAAGAGGGTGTGTTGTGACCGAACGTGGCCTGTTATCGCCTTAAAACGAGCCGGATCGTGAGTTAGAAACAATTTCTTCCCGGGAGACGACGAGCAGGGAACCCCTTTCAGCCGGCGAGTTGACCGCTTACCTGGAAATAGCTGTAGCTGGTTGCCCATGTTGTCGTTAATGTCTTCACCTCCACCTCTGTCGTCTGCCATAGCCTTATGTTTACAATGACAATTCTTCTTCAACGGTTTGATGGTGTGTGACGCGTCAGCACGTCGGATCATTAGCGCCTCCCTTCGAGATGAGTTGGTATGGCGTGTCATAACGTTTGCCAACACTAATATGCCAACATGTGGCGAGAAGATAAGCATATTTGCGTATAAAAAAGTT
This genomic interval from Syngnathus typhle isolate RoL2023-S1 ecotype Sweden linkage group LG11, RoL_Styp_1.0, whole genome shotgun sequence contains the following:
- the crbn gene encoding protein cereblon, which gives rise to MADDRGGGEDINDNMGNQLQLFPGDGEEEDDEEEDGMDAEDRDNEEAAKPSIITFDPSLPTSHAYLGSDMEEFHGRTVHDDDSCQTIPVLPHTAVMLVPGQTLPLQLFRPQEVSMMRSVIQKDRTFAVLAHSDASEPEAEFGTTAEIYAYRVEQEYGIETVKVKAVGRQRFKVHELRTQADGIRQAKVQILPDRILPDPLSAIQLMPLSRLVVHPSSKPPTQNCKQAECWWNNYQQRKFHCASLTPWPAWVYALYDSESLMNRMKKQLHEWDENLEDDSLPTNAIDFSYRVAACLPIDDSLRLQLLKIGSAIQRLRCELDIMDRCTSLCCKGCQDTEITTKNEIFSLSLYGPMAAYVNPHGYVHETLTVYKANNLNLVGRPSTLHSWFPGYAWTIAQCRSCGSHMGWKFTSTKNDLSPPRFWGLTRSALLPRIPSDEGEDGRGGSRLFCL